Below is a genomic region from Osmerus mordax isolate fOsmMor3 chromosome 22, fOsmMor3.pri, whole genome shotgun sequence.
TTGGTGGGACGTCCCACGTGGTTTCAACTTCTTGTATAAAAAGTTTAGTAGGGGCTCAGTGTAGGGGCTCCAAGTCGAGATGACATGGTACAGGTCCGTCTGATGATCACACCTCTTTGCGCTGAAGCACGGGGCATTTTGACACTGGAAATAAGATCGCTTGAGTCGTTGAGAGGAGCCAATATCAAACTCTAAAGGACGCAGGCTAAATAAAGGCTAAATAGAACTAAATGACAACCTGGAGGCTGCGAATTCCGATATTAAATATTCGATCAACCATCCTGCTTTTTCCCTTATATGGAATATCCTGACTTTTGTTCATCAGCCATGGGTGCTTCCCTATTCGTTTAGTTTGACCTCAACATTTTGCTTCTAAATGTTGTTAAATATAGACTGCAGTTCAATGAAACCATGGCATGATGTGCCAGGTATTGAACTAAAAAGCATTTGAGTATATCTTACAGCGTGATGATTGAGCTGAGTTAGGCATACTTCAAAGCCTGAAGTGTAGACTGGTGCAGCCAGTCACTCTGGCACTCAGACAAGCAAAACGGAATTGACTCCTTATGCGCCTCTGAAGTCATCGGAGTGACAGATATTGAGAATGACCAAAGACGAGATGAACGGAATTCTTCATACGAGTTGCTGCGAAAGGAATTATAATATTTAATTCCTTTATAATTGAAATATATTATCACACGCATGGAGGACAAGCAAGCAACTGTGACATTTACAAATTGACTGGATATTACAACTGGCTTTTTTATATCGATTGTTAAAATATTCTGGACCGAAGTTAACAACTTTGAAAGGACTCTATATAGCTTACCTTGATAGTTTAAATAATTATTCCGCGCCGTGCTTCAAAATTATAGTGGTAAAGAAAATGAGTAGCTGTATAATTAAAGTGGCATTGTTTGTGGCTTGCGCGCTCTCCATAAACTGCACGGTAGCTCCTGGAACTGAGACGCACACTGTGTCCCAGGATACTTGCACGTCGTGTGGCATCGGCCAGCCAGAAGAGTCGGGGAGGGTGGACATCGACTTTCTGGAGGCAGTGAAGAGGCATATCCTGAGCAGGTTACAGATGAAGGATAGACCCAACATCACCCATCCCATCCCGAAGGCGGCGATGGTGACTGCGCTTCGGAAACTTCACTCCGGGAAAGTGCGCGAGGACGGGAGAGTGGAAATCCCGAACCTTGACGGACATGCCACCAACAATGAGGTCGTGGAAGAGACCTCTGAGATCATCAGTTTTGCAGAGACAGGTGTGTAATTGATGTAACATTTACTGCACGAAAAAAAAACAGCCATGACAAAACACTGTACAAAGCGCGTAAATCGATTTATCTGTTGAGTAAAGTTATAGTCGTAACTCATCACGTTGAACAGCTCGTTGTTTTTCGAGGAACAAATTATTGATTTAAAGTCTCCATTCTCTTTTTGGGAGGACTCTCTTGAATTATACAACATTGTTAATAACATGAGTTTTGGTGTTAAATTACCAAATGACCATGGATCTGGGTCAAGCACCTTTTTAATCTGCTCTTAACACACATTTTGAAATGACATAAAAATGCTATATGGAGGCTACTTAACAAGGAACCTGAAAATATATCTCTCAAAATtaatgtgggtgtgtatatcAACATGAAACAAAAATAATGTGAATAATATTACTATACCATCACTTTCTAATAATGTAAGCAAAGGTTTTAGATTAAATTGAAATTTTACATTCAAGATTAATCCAAACCTTGGTTGGCCAGCTACATGCTGTGTGGGTCGTGTAGCAGTCCCTGCACCTCACCATCTCCCTGCCAGTTGGCAGTTTAAGCCATGGTATAGTGGCTGCCAGCTGGGCATGGCATTGGGACAAGCTCAAAGAACAAGTTACTCAGAGCTCCTCTAAAGGAGCCGGAAAATGATCAATGGTGCCACCTGCTTTGCCCACGTGTGTTCAACTGTTGCCTTTCCAAGCACCAAAGCTTCTCTGTAACCCATGTGTTTTACAGAACAACATCTTTAGAGAAAGCGACTGAATTtgcttgtgaaaacaaaaaaatgctTGAGACAACTTTGCTTTGCAAAGACAGACAATCTTCCAAACTTAACTACCCGTTGAATATTACTGGTCTGCATTATCAACCTCTGTATGCATCTCAGTCCCTCTGCTCttttgggaggggagagggggaggggaggggaggggaagggggagggggtacatGGCCATGGGCATGAGAAAGCAGTATGTAAAGAACATCACATGGGTCTCCATGAATGAGTTTCTTCAGCATAAGGTCAATGCTTTGTGTCAGAGCCATGCATGCTGAATGTAGATTGAAATGGGGAACTCCCTGTCCCTTCTTCCTATTAGAATTCAGGATGTGTTATGCGTTCCCACATGTAATGCAGGGGGACTAGGGTCCTTCACAGATCCTTGGCTCCATTCTTGGACCTCGTCTCAGCTGTGTAGGTGACAGATACGGCACCGTGGCCCTGATGAAAGGAGACAGAATGAAAGGAAGGAAGATGCACAaaaagcaaatcaagacttttATCAGTCAGCATCCAGTTCACCTTTTTGTTTAAGACTTCAAAGGAAATGCATCAATTTTGTGCCCACACGATCAACACGAGGACGGTGTGGATCAGCGTGCCGGGTGTTCACTCTATTAGATGGCTCTAGTTGTCTCAAAGCCAGATCTCTTGCCTACCAAACCAAAATAACGTTCTAATGAGGTTCAAAGCAGACAGGgtgcaccccccacctccaaacATTAATATCACAGATGAATGTCTCAGCACATATTTTGAGGGTTTTCTTTTCGTGttggtgtggcagtgtgtggtcCACTTACATCTAAGCTGTTGAGTGTTAACACAGAGCTTACCTGAATGTCTGTGGTGCTTGGTGAGGCACGGCAGGTGAAGACTCGCTCCTGTTATTGTTGCTTCAGAGGATGGGCCTGCAAAGGAACGTTGCCTACATGTGGGAGTCCCTGTTTTCCCCTCAGTCACCTGACAACCATAGTTCAGATCACTCAGTTGGATTTCGAGTGTGAGCCTGCTTGTTCTGCAACACCAGCCAGCATGTTCAATTTCAGGTGACAGGTATCAGGTTTTGGGAACACAGCCTGTAGTAATCCCTTTACTCCTTTACTTTTAACTTCCCGTTGACTTCCCACTATTATTTATGTTTCAGGGACAGTTGAACTCATTATAAATGTGTTAATTATGTTTTGTGTtcctatatataaaaaaaaaaaacaactacgAAAATCATACATTGACTAGACTAGAGTTTGATCGTTGTAACTAAAGCCACATACTACACAGCTGAGCAGGGTTTCTGGGGTGATGGTTGGGAGGGCCTGtgtcatgtaaatgtattttttgctTCATCATTCTTTTCCTGTGATGCCACAGCAGCGCTCTCAATGTCTGGCGGTAGCATGCGTTGTTACTTTACATCACAGGGCACACATTGTGTAACCAGTTAGGCTCAGTAAGCTGTAGTTTTCAGCAGCATTCACAGCAAAGCCTTTGAAGCTTTGTGCTTGGCTCTTATAAGTCCCCTTCTCATATCCAGCCTGAATCAAGGCCAAGTGGGCTTGAACCCAGAGTTGTCTCTTTGGGAGTCGTGATGGGACAAAGTGAAGGCCGGGTGGCTTCCTAAAAGCTGTCCCCCAGTTTACACGGTTTTCTCTCAATCCTTTTTGGAGCCATTCTGAAGCAGCAGTTCACGTCACTGCCTCATCCGTTTGCTGGGGGTGACAGCCAAACCGACTTTGACCTCCCTTACCATGGTAACTGTCGGTCTCAATTTGAAACCAGTATGTTGAAATGTTCCCAGTTTTGTTCATCGGATATCAGTCCAACCCTGTGCGCACACTGGGTGGTGGCAGACCCCAGGCTAGCCTTGGTATTTATCAAGAGGGTTATTCATCTGCATGGTTcttcctctcattctgtctttcaAGATATCTGTTCAACCATATTCAACTGTTCTCCTACTGTCCTAACTTAGTCTTCTTTTGTCTGTGTTTTCTTCAGATGAGCTGGTGTCATCAAAGTCCAGCCTCTTCTTCCTGATCTCCAATGAGGGGAACCAGCACCTGCAGGTGACCCAGGCTAACCTGTGGCTCTATTTCaagctcctgccccctcccttggACCGGGGCCCCACCAGGCGGAAGGTGACGATCAAGGTCTACTACCAGGAGCCTGGCCTGGGCAGCAAGTGGAACCTGGTGGAGAAGAGGGTGGAGCTGAAGCGCAGCGGCTGGCACACCTTCCCCCTGACGGAAGCCATCCAGATGGTGTTTGAGAAGGGCGACCGGCGGCAGAACTTGGACGTGCGCTGCGAGGGCTGCGAGGACCTGGCCGTGTTGCCCATCCTGCTCAACCAGAACGACGAGTCCCACCGGCCCTTCATGGTGGTCCACGCCAGGCAGGCCGACAACAAGCACCGCATCCGCAAGCGCGGCCTGGAGTGCGACGGCAGCAGCAGCCTGTGCTGCAGACAGCAGTTCTACATTGACTTCCGCCTCATCGGCTGGAACGACTGGATCATCGCCCCGTCGGGCTACTTTGGGAACTACTGCGAGGGGAACTGCCCAGCCTACATGGCGGGGGTCCCAGGGTCAGCCTCTTCCTTCCACACAGCGGTGGTCAACCAGTACCGCATGAGGGGGATGAGTCCAGGGTCCATGAACTCCTGCTGCATTCCCACCAAGCTCAGCACCATGTCTATGCTCTACTTTGATGATGAGTACAACATCGTCAAGAGAGATGTGCCCAATATGATTGTGGAGGAGTGCGGCTGTGCTTGAGCCTCTATTCTAAGTGGACTTAGTGACCTTTGTaatcagaaaaaaaaacaatattacaaaaTAATTATAGAAACAAAGTAATATTTATGGACTATTATAAGcatacgcacatgcacacacaacctcaTTCACACATatctacacactctcacatatgtCTGCACAAACacctgtatatatatttatgtttgttaATTTTCTCTGGTAGAAAGCCTTTATTATTTCTGCCATTGTGTAATTCAATCCCATTTTGTAAAAACATGTTTGCAAAGTCATTTTGGTTTCTGTTTCAAAGGGATTTGAACAAAATGGTTCCAAGGTTGCTGTTTTCTATTCTGGAAATGGAAAGTTCTCCACTCTGAGGAAAGTGGATAAAGAAGTTTTAATGGAGAGCTTATATTCCAAACATTTCATGAACCTATCTCTACAAACCCCTAGTGAAAGCACTGATGCCTCACCTCCAGTacaacaccacaacatcagcactTCCAACCAGGAATACACCTTGGTGACTGCAACAACGCAACTGTCCATTATTACAAACAAAATACTGTTTCAGAATTAAGCCTCCAGAAATACAGAAAACTTCATTGCAGGTGAATTCATTTGAAAAATTAGTCTCCGTATCAGAAAATGATTCGGACAAATTTCCATCAGCATCTGCTGAAGCTGCCACCAAAACATGAGTCAGTCTCCCTAACCTGAGCGTACATGTCACCACATCCTACATCTAGTTCTCTTTTGCTTCACTTCTGATATCTTCTACAGGTCAAACACTATAGTATGTTCATTCTTCTCATTTCAGTCAGCAAAGTAAAGAGTTGCCATATTGCTCAGTTTAGTTATGGTGCAGCTTAGCACTTCCTAATGCACATTTGATAGCACTTGCAGATTGAAATGCCTTTAAAGAGTGGTGCACCTACCCTTGCTCACaatcctttaaaaaaataagtgcCGCATGAGCTATGCAATGTATAGTATTGACCCACACCAGACAAACTGAACTTTAGTTCTAGTTATAAACTATTACCAATACTTGAAATGTAATCTTCTGCTTATTCTTCAAAGCGAAAGATTGTTACCATTTTTGCACTGAAAAGTTGCGTGATTAGTAAAAACAAACTGCCATTGAAAAGTTATTTTTATAGATGCAAATTGAGTGCTGTTCAAATGTATTATACCTAATCATGGAACCAAAGAGGCCAAGATTTTGAGCTATTGTAAGATGGCAATGCCATCACATTATTTTGTAAATTACTTGTGACCATATAAGAGGCCTAAACACTGTATCAGGGTACAATATTATGGATTCCATATTCAGATCAATCTCTTTTCTATTTTGTACCTATAGACAAATggaatatttcatattttttcatCAACTTATAATACACCTAGGTTTTCTAGTTCTTGTTCCAGAATCATTTAGAATCAAATACATGACTCTATGTACAGCTGATGTAAGATATGAATATgcttttaaaatattttgttcTTTGTAACTGTTGAGAAATAAATTTCTTATTCTCCATTACCTAATTTCCCTCCTGGTTTTTGTTTTGGGAAAGGTACTACTCATGAGTTAGAAAAGTACattctacataaaaaaaaaaaatccaatgaaCCTCAATAATTCGACAGgctctccagctctccttcaGCTGGTAAACAGGTGATTATTCAGACACACAGAGTCTTAAGCAGCGCTAATTAGGGCAGAGTGAATCCGGGTAGGCCTTAAGGGGTCAAGTGGCATGTCCCAGGTCACACTCTCAGTGATTGGGAAACAGAAGCAATTATCTACAGCCTGCGCAGCATTAGCAGATAACATCAGATTAGGTTTCTCTATAGGCCTTGTTTGTTTAGAAACTGTGGTGTGGTTTAAGACCACATCATTCAGTGTCAACGTGAGTGTGAAAAAAATAACTCCCGCATCACACAGGCAAGGCAGGACTGAACAGCACAGCCCAGGAACATAACGATACACAACTCTTAGCCATCAAAATACAGGAGATGTCTCCAACATTCATCACTGGTATAATTGCCTCAAATGTATCCATTAGTGTCTGCCAAGgcaatgaaaatgtgtttgtcAGCTGTGTGAAATGATATGCTTTAGAGAAAAACAGTCCATCCTAATCTGGCAGTGAAAGAATGAGTCAACACTATCATCTGGTGTTAGTgaggaatgagggagagggggagagaggaatagagagagagacagagagagagagagagagagagagagagagagagagagagagagagagagagagaaagagagagagagtacgggAGGAGGCTGGTTGAGAGGAATAGAGTGAGATGGGTGGAGATTTCCTGAGTTCCTGGCAGTAAGTAGTTGTTAGTGTTGTGAGCAGCAGGCCCAGGGTTTGTGGAGTGTGCCCAGGTGACAGACGGAGCTGTTTTATCACGTAGAGGAACATAAGAAGACCCACCTCAGCTGCAGGAATGTTAATGACACAACAGATCCCCGGGGCCACAGTGATCTTAACGCAATTCAACATCATGTTTCCAATGCAGGCAGACTGACAGTTTAGTGTTTTGACAGCCTGATCAAGCTTGAATCACATGGAGCAGCCAGCCATAGGCCCAAGTGATATTTAATGTTGATTTATGGAGAGTCATTCTCCAATCAAATTTTTGGCTTGAGAAGATCATAAATTCACAGAGCTGAAGAAACAATACTGTGGCCTAAAGGGAATTCTTTAACAAAAACTCTTAAACATTTTTTTGACAAAGATACACTTTCCTTTTATAGGCATTTGACCACTATTCTAGTGAGAACTTGACAAGTGTGTAATCCAGGGATTCTGACAGTTCTCTCATCTGCTGTACATGGCATTCTTCTTATGATATCAGCAGAAAACTACCAACATTTTGAATTAACATTAACATTATTGACAAATGCATCCAAAGCACGTGCTCGTCACAGTAACATCCAGAAAAACCCATCAAAACCTCAGACCCCAGCAACACACCCATCTGAACACAGTCACCCTGTCTGGCCTGAGGAACTTCTAGCTACTTTAAATGGGATTGATTGGAAGGTACAAAAAGCAATCGCCTTTCTGTCAACTGAAGTGGTAGGCCTGAGGGACAAGCCTGTGCTATTGAAAGCcacaaaaaaagtatttcaGTCTACGTCCATATATGACTTGGGGCTCCTGATGAAGGAGGTGTATGGGGGGGACAAAGAGCAGAGAGTAACAATAGCAGAGTCACTACTTGACAGAGAGGGAAATTCCAAACGAGATGCCCAGATACATGGTTGAACCCAAGCAGAGGGAACTTTCTAGATAATCAGAAGAAGTCATTTCCCTACTCCCTCGTCGTTTCTGCACTTCATTTGACTCCAAAATAACTTCTACTTCCCAGCTTTTGACAAAAACATGGCGGATAAGCAATAACAAAGATGAGATGAGTGCTATTCTTCACGATTGTTTTTCAACTCCAAATGCACATAATGGAAAACACACCATTAAATACCAGTAACATTTCATGTGGCCATTTTATTGAGCCAAAAGGGCAAACAGGATAACAAGTCCAAAATACCAGTGCACCACATTAAAGACCTACCTAAAAAGGTAGAGCTGAAGCTAGAGGCAGAATCGCAGGATCTTGTTTAAAAGGGTGTCACCACGTTCTGGTTCTTGTTCTTATGAGTTTATTGAGGAGAATGACAGGAATGTTCCACTTGAGTTATCAAAGTATGTACATCTCCAGACATTTTATCCCTGACATCAACAAACCACTATTGCTCAAAACCCCAAACATTTTCGAAACCAAACAAATTTCCCCTTTTCTTGAGTTTCATCCTTCAAAAACGATACAAGCTAACAACTGTTCTCAGATAATATGACCTTCTCAAACTCAAACGATCCCATGGAGGCCACACACAATGGAACATTTCTTAGTTATTGTGTCATTACAACCACAACACATCACTGACATAGCCTCAGGAATACCGGGTTGGTACTGGCTACCATACAAACTTTGATAAAGACACACAACGTACTCTGGGGATTCATGTTTGATGATGGAGTTGTTATTCATAGCttctctccatcatccctccttgTTCTGGTCAGGCAACATCGACGGCATCAACATGGCTCTCCAGTCAGACTCCAGACATTCATTCCACTTGATTGCAACCCAGGTCTCCGGACAAGGAacgccagacagccagccatgcCTCTCAGCTACCCCGCTCCAAACACTCAGCAGAGAGATGCTTCTGGAGCAGCTTGCTATGATAAGGACAGGATGAGTCATGGCTATGATGTCTTCACCCTCTGAAAATAACCTGAGACTCCAGAACCAAAACAGCCCCCACTAGGTATGACACATGTCTGCAAAGAGCACATGTGCTGATTATATTATTAACATTATTAAAAGTCATGGTCTTTTAGAGGATCCTGAGAATTATATTAGACTTTTATAGCAAATTCAGTACAGAACCATAGAGTGAATCATAATTACAAATTGGAAAGCTAATAACCATGCAAAACATATTTAGTGATGCTTGGGGAGACAGATCAGGTGGAACCAGATACTTAGCTAATACCACCAGCTAATACCACATTAGTCTGTGGACTGTACCATGCTTGGCTCCATCATGAAATAAGGAAAATGAACAGAACAGCAGACTCCAGAGGCTCCTAGCATGTCCTTTTCCTTTCAGAACAAGTTGGGTACATTGTGCAGCTAAACGGTCCAGATGGTGTGCTGCTACTGTTGGACCACTGAGGCCAACTGACCCCCACACTGGGCTGCCGTTGAATGGCAGAGCAGCATCTTCCCCTCATGAATATTCATACAGGACGCTTGTTGGGAGTGAAGATTGCCTCGACTCATTAGAATATTCATATTGCTCAGACCTCATGAGAATGACGTCTACCCAGGCTAATAAATATTCATGTGAACTGTCCAAAGATTTTTGGGAGGAACAGTACAGTGAACATCTTCTCTCCTAGCTGGTCAACACCCTTAATAATGAGAGGTATTCAAACATGTATAGAAGCAGGCATTGTTTTTTGCCTGATGAAAGCACATGCTTATCCCCTTTTCTAGGTCACAATGAAGCATACGAAGAACGTGGTCACAAGGTTGGGGCTGACAACTTGCTGGTTGACAAAACATGAATAGGAAAATCATCGCCCAGATTATGTCAGTTTGGTGAACCACAGGAGAACTCCATTAAACCATAATTTGGCATGATTTGGTATAATTGACCAAATTATGTTCAGTACTTTGTCCAACCCTTCTTTCAGAAGTTACTGTTGTCAAACACAGTATGCAAGATAAACTAGGCCAGAGTATGTTAAGATGGGAGATGCAGTGACGCAGTGGGCCACACTTTTCACAGTAACCTTTAGTCAGCCATTGTTACACACAAAAAAGGCTTAGTGTAAATAATTTACAATGATTGAAAGGGGAGAAAAGCTGCATAACCAGCGCAAACATTAAACTCATCCCAAAAATCAGGTCACATGCCTCCAGGccaacattattattatttgggaGCTTTTACAGTATGAGTGTTGCATCTGTTATGGTTCTTGAGAGCACTCCTCAACATTTGAATTTACTGCCTTCCCCTGAACGTGGGGGTTGGAACGGTTTATTCACAGCCATGAGGTTGAACAGGTCCCTACATGTTTCTAGACTAAGCAGCATCAAGGGTTAAAGTTACAGAAGAACgcatgcttttttttttctcttcctgatTTGCTCTTTTTCTAGGGTGCGAGGGTCCCAGTGCTGCTACTGGCTGCAGAGGCGGATGCGTCTCTAGGGCACATACTTCTGGGACACATATTCACTGCGTCTCATTAGTTCCAGAGATTTGGGGCCCTCAGGGTGCTCCTGTGCACATGTGTGGAGAGTGTGGTTCCCATTGTACGCCCCAGCCTGATTGAGCTGCTGATTGCCTTAACATTAAGGGGTTGCAATTCCTATGTCATGCTTAATATATGGGTGGTGCTGGGAAGGCaactcaaacatgcacacacacaactaaagtCAGTGTGAGAGAACTTTTGTCCTAACACCTGAAAGATGTGATGATTGATACTGGTTTGTTAATTGCAAGAAACACATAGCAGCTAAACCTACGCTACTTCACATGTGTTTACTATGTTTTGGATCAACAAAAGCCTGCCCTGCTATTTAGAGGTCAAAGCCTCACAGTTCACTAATCTCTTGGTATGAATGACTTCATCAGCTGAGAAGGCAGACTCCAAAAGACTGTACTTTGCCTCCAGTATAATTAAGAGGCTTAGATAAACTTGTGAGTGGGAATTCAAAATGCTATTAACAACTTAAGTGATTTCGTTTTGAAATATTTTAAAGCATACTTACTATAAGGTCATGTCAAATGAAATAACATTTGAGCTGTAAAGCCCTTTACACAAACAGTGTCAAAGAGGACATAACTTATGCCCAtataactgcacctaaaccaaccttcGAAGAAAACatggaaaaactcccaggaaaactgAAGACATCTTGGGAGGAACAAGttagtgagggatcccctccaccAGAGATGGTCGGTGAGACAGAAAGGGGAGCCACAGGGTGAATACAACT
It encodes:
- the LOC136966152 gene encoding inhibin beta B chain-like, whose product is MSSCIIKVALFVACALSINCTVAPGTETHTVSQDTCTSCGIGQPEESGRVDIDFLEAVKRHILSRLQMKDRPNITHPIPKAAMVTALRKLHSGKVREDGRVEIPNLDGHATNNEVVEETSEIISFAETDELVSSKSSLFFLISNEGNQHLQVTQANLWLYFKLLPPPLDRGPTRRKVTIKVYYQEPGLGSKWNLVEKRVELKRSGWHTFPLTEAIQMVFEKGDRRQNLDVRCEGCEDLAVLPILLNQNDESHRPFMVVHARQADNKHRIRKRGLECDGSSSLCCRQQFYIDFRLIGWNDWIIAPSGYFGNYCEGNCPAYMAGVPGSASSFHTAVVNQYRMRGMSPGSMNSCCIPTKLSTMSMLYFDDEYNIVKRDVPNMIVEECGCA